One genomic region from Haloterrigena gelatinilytica encodes:
- a CDS encoding tubulin/FtsZ family protein, whose translation MQLEVIGVGGAGCRIADAIRAAEPADHSFLTDVYVFDTDAATLRRTVVPESHRHRYGQGTGIGADDDLERRFETGETHAEELLEALNQGTPGEADAFLVAVGLGGATGGGTAPALVAALQRQYDAPVYVLATLPADREFDPDADAGDTGPHSRTTAAAGSDEPPRPNAASNAVATLERLEGLASAIVCFDNEAWLRPGETMSDARDRCNRELAGRVAAVFAGGGASDGPVAQNVIDASDVERILGNESAIVALGYGDQDVETSSSRFGLGLLSTDRDVETSEAVSAVETVVRKGIHGKLTLECDPETAARGLLVVGGPPTWLNRQAIAEGRRALQSTVGGTGVLGGDAPRPDDETVFAAVVLAGVEPGRLEELRAAADRTA comes from the coding sequence ATGCAACTCGAGGTGATCGGCGTCGGGGGCGCGGGCTGTCGGATCGCCGACGCGATCCGAGCCGCGGAGCCGGCGGACCACTCGTTTCTGACGGACGTTTACGTCTTCGACACCGACGCGGCGACGCTCCGGCGAACCGTCGTTCCCGAATCGCACCGCCACCGGTACGGACAGGGCACCGGGATCGGCGCGGACGACGACCTCGAGCGACGGTTCGAGACGGGCGAGACACACGCCGAGGAACTGCTCGAGGCGCTGAATCAGGGAACGCCGGGCGAGGCCGACGCGTTTCTGGTCGCCGTCGGCCTGGGCGGCGCGACCGGCGGCGGAACGGCGCCCGCACTCGTCGCCGCGCTGCAACGGCAGTACGACGCGCCCGTCTACGTGCTCGCGACGCTGCCGGCCGACCGGGAGTTCGACCCCGACGCCGACGCCGGGGATACCGGACCGCACTCCCGAACGACCGCGGCCGCCGGGAGCGACGAGCCGCCGCGACCGAACGCGGCATCGAACGCGGTCGCCACGCTCGAGCGCCTCGAGGGGCTGGCCAGCGCCATCGTTTGTTTCGACAACGAGGCGTGGCTCCGCCCCGGCGAGACGATGTCGGACGCTCGCGACCGGTGCAATCGGGAGCTGGCGGGTCGCGTCGCGGCCGTCTTCGCCGGCGGCGGTGCGTCGGACGGGCCCGTCGCCCAGAACGTGATCGACGCGAGCGACGTCGAGCGGATCCTCGGCAACGAGTCGGCGATCGTGGCACTGGGCTACGGCGATCAGGACGTCGAGACGAGTAGTTCGCGGTTCGGGCTCGGACTCCTGTCGACCGATCGGGACGTCGAGACGAGCGAAGCGGTTAGCGCCGTGGAAACGGTCGTCCGGAAGGGAATCCACGGGAAGCTCACCCTCGAGTGCGACCCCGAGACGGCCGCCCGCGGGCTGTTAGTCGTCGGCGGCCCGCCGACGTGGCTCAACCGGCAGGCGATCGCCGAGGGCCGGCGGGCGCTGCAGTCGACCGTCGGCGGCACCGGCGTGCTGGGCGGCGACGCGCCCCGTCCCGACGACGAGACGGTCTTCGCGGCGGTCGTGCTGGCCGGGGTCGAACCCGGTCGACTGGAGGAACTGCGGGCGGCCGCCGATCGAACGGCGTAG
- the endA gene encoding tRNA-intron lyase, with the protein MALEGRFDEAAGVVRVGDDARQRYHDSRGYGYPLEGNEIALAPVEAAHLLYRGDLEAVVDDSGERLDFRAFVAREPGRKFGVRFLVYADLRSRGFYLSPASEPWVADPPEEPADFAVFPRGKGPGDGEIEYALRVIGERTDVPAGELTAGVLAVVDEESEITYFEVSRRDPSGTTGATLPDGCEADLLADRVVVWEPPVDLYESAFYGQPLEGREYDKPTLQCSLLEAAYLAERGAIALEPTAVRERGREVEGERFDRRLAVYTTLRERGVVPKTGYKFGADFRTYADVESVENLGHSELLIRVHPDDYVFEPRDLALDVRLAHGVRKTMAFALVDEAGGVDWWSLERLTP; encoded by the coding sequence ATGGCACTCGAGGGGCGGTTCGACGAGGCGGCGGGCGTCGTTCGCGTCGGCGACGACGCGCGCCAGCGCTATCACGATTCCCGGGGGTACGGCTATCCGCTCGAGGGCAACGAGATCGCACTCGCACCGGTCGAGGCGGCCCACCTGCTCTACCGCGGGGATCTCGAGGCGGTCGTCGACGATTCGGGCGAACGACTCGATTTCCGGGCGTTCGTGGCCCGCGAGCCCGGCCGGAAGTTCGGCGTGCGATTTCTCGTCTACGCCGACCTGCGCTCGCGGGGGTTCTACCTCTCGCCGGCGTCGGAGCCGTGGGTCGCCGATCCGCCCGAAGAGCCGGCCGATTTCGCGGTCTTCCCGCGCGGAAAAGGGCCCGGCGACGGCGAGATCGAGTACGCCCTCCGGGTGATCGGCGAGCGAACCGACGTCCCGGCCGGCGAACTCACCGCCGGCGTCCTCGCGGTGGTCGACGAGGAGAGCGAAATCACCTACTTCGAGGTCTCCCGGCGGGACCCGTCGGGGACGACCGGCGCCACACTTCCCGACGGCTGCGAGGCCGACCTGCTGGCCGACCGCGTCGTCGTCTGGGAGCCGCCGGTCGACCTCTACGAGTCGGCCTTCTACGGCCAGCCCCTCGAGGGACGGGAGTACGACAAGCCGACGCTGCAGTGCTCGCTGCTCGAGGCGGCCTATCTCGCCGAGCGCGGCGCGATCGCCCTCGAGCCGACGGCGGTCCGCGAGCGGGGCCGCGAGGTCGAGGGAGAACGGTTCGACCGGCGGCTGGCGGTCTACACCACCCTGCGCGAACGCGGCGTCGTCCCGAAGACGGGCTACAAGTTCGGTGCGGACTTCCGGACCTACGCCGACGTCGAGTCCGTCGAGAACCTGGGCCACTCGGAGCTGCTGATCCGGGTCCACCCCGACGACTACGTCTTCGAACCGCGGGACCTCGCGCTGGACGTTCGGCTGGCCCACGGCGTCCGGAAGACGATGGCGTTCGCGCTGGTCGACGAGGCCGGCGGCGTCGACTGGTGGTCCCTCGAGCGACTGACGCCCTGA
- a CDS encoding methylated-DNA--[protein]-cysteine S-methyltransferase: protein MQIRVFGRECEIDDSRIDADAEAISERVREYEAGERTTFDLEIDYPDGFTGDVMRAMERIPAGETRTYGEVAAALETAPVAVGQACGRNPIPVVVPCHRIVGADSLTGYAGGLELKRRLLEHEGASIPGEA, encoded by the coding sequence ATGCAGATCCGAGTGTTCGGCCGGGAGTGCGAGATCGACGACTCGAGGATCGACGCGGACGCGGAGGCGATCAGCGAGCGGGTCCGCGAGTACGAGGCCGGCGAGCGAACGACGTTCGACCTCGAGATCGACTATCCCGACGGGTTCACGGGCGACGTCATGCGGGCGATGGAACGGATTCCGGCCGGCGAGACGCGAACGTACGGCGAGGTCGCGGCCGCCCTCGAGACGGCGCCGGTCGCGGTCGGACAGGCCTGCGGCCGCAACCCGATCCCCGTCGTCGTCCCCTGTCACCGGATCGTCGGCGCCGACTCGCTGACCGGCTACGCGGGCGGACTGGAGCTGAAACGACGGCTGCTCGAGCACGAGGGGGCTTCGATTCCGGGCGAGGCGTAG
- a CDS encoding ornithine cyclodeaminase family protein: MVEFPILTDGDVYSQFDYETVVDAMRDAFAERAAGTLEAPPRWYVEAGEGELVFTVGAATGPTNAAGFRVYETHGSGEDHTQLVVVFDATTGTVEGLIVGHATGSLRTGGIGGVAIDCLAREDCETLGVLGAGVQARTQVGAACAVRDFDEVLIYSPTPESRTAFAETAAEDVEPPVRAVDDPKPVVREADALVCATDSTDPVFDPDWLEAGTHVTTIGPRFRDAHELPLEVVNRADVIATDSLSQVDAYDREYLVSGDDYDRMVELADVLEHPDLGRTDADEITLFCSVGLAGTEVVLGTRFLEDFA, translated from the coding sequence ATGGTCGAGTTCCCGATTCTGACGGACGGCGACGTCTACTCGCAGTTCGACTACGAGACCGTCGTCGACGCGATGCGCGACGCGTTCGCCGAACGCGCCGCTGGGACCCTCGAGGCGCCGCCGCGCTGGTACGTCGAGGCCGGCGAGGGCGAACTCGTCTTCACGGTCGGCGCCGCGACGGGACCGACGAACGCCGCCGGATTCCGGGTTTACGAGACCCACGGGTCGGGCGAGGACCACACGCAACTGGTGGTCGTCTTCGACGCGACGACCGGCACCGTCGAGGGGCTGATCGTCGGCCACGCGACCGGTAGTCTCCGAACGGGCGGGATCGGTGGCGTCGCGATCGACTGTCTGGCCCGCGAGGACTGCGAGACGCTGGGCGTGCTGGGCGCGGGCGTACAGGCCCGAACGCAGGTCGGCGCGGCCTGTGCGGTCCGGGACTTCGACGAGGTACTGATCTACAGCCCAACGCCAGAGAGCCGCACGGCGTTCGCCGAGACGGCAGCCGAGGACGTCGAACCGCCCGTCCGTGCGGTCGACGATCCGAAGCCGGTCGTCCGCGAGGCCGACGCGCTCGTCTGCGCGACCGACAGCACCGACCCCGTCTTCGATCCGGACTGGCTCGAGGCCGGAACCCACGTGACGACCATCGGCCCGCGTTTCCGAGACGCTCACGAACTGCCCCTCGAGGTCGTCAACCGCGCCGATGTCATCGCGACCGATTCGCTCTCGCAGGTCGACGCCTACGACCGCGAGTATCTGGTCTCCGGCGACGACTACGACCGGATGGTCGAACTCGCCGACGTGCTCGAGCACCCGGACCTGGGTCGGACCGACGCCGACGAGATCACGCTGTTCTGTTCGGTCGGACTCGCGGGAACGGAGGTCGTGCTCGGGACGCGATTTCTCGAGGACTTCGCGTAA
- a CDS encoding DUF91 domain-containing protein, whose translation MIDDAIRVLAGDCTVIAETGDREEYRGRVTTIVKPDNTVLVHDSGGYQPVAWLTRADSVSSDHTGDFTLVAKKGTQTLRIAAHEQDGFANYPASAAGTPVGQCPDCGAALVRSSGVHCVGCGDRYGVPADATIRDEQSDCDCGLPRMRVERGLAFDVCLDRSCESLDAAVREAFDREWDCPESDCDGDLRILRRGGLIAGCEHYPDCDTGFAVPAGVIDGECGCGLPTFETASGTRCLDATCEKGVALPLEADSATDD comes from the coding sequence ATGATCGACGACGCGATCCGCGTGCTCGCGGGCGACTGTACCGTTATCGCCGAGACAGGGGACCGCGAGGAGTACCGCGGCCGTGTGACGACCATCGTCAAACCCGACAACACCGTCCTGGTCCACGACAGCGGCGGCTACCAACCCGTCGCGTGGCTGACCCGCGCCGACAGCGTCTCGAGCGATCACACGGGCGATTTCACGCTCGTCGCGAAGAAGGGCACGCAGACGCTCCGGATCGCCGCCCACGAGCAGGACGGCTTCGCCAACTACCCGGCCTCCGCGGCCGGGACCCCCGTCGGCCAGTGTCCCGACTGCGGCGCCGCCCTCGTGCGCTCGAGCGGCGTCCACTGCGTCGGCTGCGGCGACCGCTACGGCGTGCCCGCCGACGCGACGATCCGCGACGAGCAGAGTGACTGCGACTGCGGCCTCCCCCGGATGCGCGTCGAGCGCGGCCTCGCGTTCGACGTCTGTCTCGATCGGAGCTGCGAGTCCCTCGACGCGGCGGTCCGGGAGGCCTTCGACCGCGAGTGGGACTGCCCCGAATCCGACTGCGACGGCGACCTCCGAATCCTGCGGCGCGGCGGACTCATCGCCGGCTGCGAACACTACCCCGACTGCGATACCGGCTTCGCGGTCCCCGCTGGCGTCATCGACGGCGAGTGCGGCTGTGGCCTCCCCACCTTCGAGACCGCCAGCGGCACCCGCTGTCTCGACGCGACGTGCGAGAAGGGGGTAGCGCTGCCGCTCGAGGCCGATTCCGCAACTGACGACTGA
- a CDS encoding tryptophan--tRNA ligase, whose translation MTGDDPLEESESGESTTAEPRTDGGAAGADDVALDPWGSSSVSDYRKLFEEFGIEEFDEVLEEVPNPHYLMRRGVIFGHRDYRPVAEALQNDEPAAVLSGFMPTGDPHIGHKLVFDEIIWHQQQGADAYGLIADLEANSARGMSWEEIDEHARDYLLSLLALGFDPEEGELYRQSENRELQDLAFELGADANFSEFQAIYGFDGETDVSHMQSVVTQMADILYPQLEEPKPTVIPVGPDQDPHVRLARDLAERMRFFKVTEAYASFELEDEERALVAAFYERLEPEAFDDDTLRCVHVAEALEETPLSELDVDASVLDSVLTKLEEGGMEPLRPRTRFFDRRATEEAFDALVETIDGEKRVYESHVDAFELDRGEAEELACEIEVDNGGYGFRPPSSIYHRFMTGLTGGKMSSSIPASHISLLDDPEDGYDKVKAASTGGRETAEEHREKGGKADECPVYELYAYLLAGDDDEFAKRVYDECTSGERLCGDCKEQAAQLMREFLEEHQEKREEVEDLLAETDIELESPRRR comes from the coding sequence ATGACCGGAGACGACCCACTCGAGGAGTCCGAGTCAGGGGAATCGACGACTGCAGAACCCCGTACCGACGGGGGAGCAGCTGGTGCCGATGACGTTGCACTGGACCCCTGGGGATCCTCGAGCGTCTCCGACTACCGCAAGCTGTTCGAGGAGTTCGGCATCGAGGAGTTCGACGAGGTCCTGGAGGAGGTCCCGAATCCGCACTACCTGATGCGGCGGGGCGTCATCTTCGGCCACCGCGACTACCGGCCGGTCGCTGAGGCCTTACAGAACGACGAACCCGCGGCCGTTCTCTCCGGGTTCATGCCCACCGGCGACCCCCACATCGGCCACAAGCTGGTCTTCGACGAGATCATCTGGCACCAACAGCAGGGGGCCGACGCCTACGGGCTGATCGCCGACCTCGAGGCCAACTCGGCCCGCGGCATGTCCTGGGAGGAGATCGACGAGCACGCCCGGGACTACCTGCTCTCCCTGCTCGCGCTCGGCTTCGACCCCGAGGAGGGCGAACTCTACCGCCAGTCCGAGAACCGCGAACTGCAGGACCTCGCCTTCGAACTGGGCGCCGACGCCAACTTCTCGGAGTTCCAGGCGATCTACGGCTTCGACGGCGAGACCGACGTCTCGCACATGCAGTCGGTCGTCACCCAGATGGCCGACATCCTCTACCCGCAACTCGAGGAGCCCAAGCCGACGGTCATCCCCGTCGGTCCCGACCAGGACCCCCACGTCCGGCTGGCGCGGGACTTAGCCGAGCGAATGCGCTTCTTCAAGGTCACCGAGGCCTACGCCAGCTTCGAACTCGAGGACGAGGAGCGCGCGCTGGTCGCGGCGTTCTACGAGCGACTCGAGCCCGAGGCGTTCGACGACGACACGCTGCGCTGCGTCCACGTCGCCGAGGCGTTAGAGGAGACGCCGCTGTCGGAACTCGACGTCGACGCGAGCGTCCTCGACTCGGTGCTGACCAAGCTCGAGGAGGGCGGCATGGAACCGCTGCGACCCCGCACGCGCTTCTTCGACCGGCGAGCGACCGAGGAGGCCTTCGACGCCCTGGTCGAGACCATCGACGGCGAGAAACGAGTCTACGAGAGTCACGTCGACGCCTTCGAACTCGACCGCGGGGAGGCCGAGGAGCTCGCCTGCGAGATCGAGGTCGACAACGGCGGCTACGGCTTCCGCCCGCCGTCGTCGATCTACCACCGCTTCATGACCGGCCTCACCGGCGGGAAGATGTCCTCCTCGATTCCCGCCTCCCACATCTCGCTACTGGACGACCCCGAGGACGGCTACGACAAGGTCAAAGCGGCCTCGACCGGCGGCCGCGAGACCGCGGAGGAACACCGCGAGAAGGGCGGGAAGGCCGACGAGTGTCCCGTCTACGAACTCTACGCCTACCTGCTGGCCGGCGACGACGACGAGTTCGCCAAGCGCGTCTACGACGAGTGTACGAGCGGCGAGCGACTCTGTGGCGACTGCAAGGAGCAGGCCGCCCAGCTGATGCGAGAGTTCCTCGAGGAGCACCAGGAGAAACGCGAGGAGGTCGAGGACCTGCTCGCGGAGACGGACATCGAACTCGAGTCGCCGCGTCGACGATAG